GTGCGGTTAAATGTAAAATGAAAAATGTAAAATGTATAACTGAAAGGTAATGAGTCTTGCGAAGGAGTGAAATTTCCCATTTTTCATTTCCTATTTTACATTTTACATTTATTTTTCCTTTGCGTCTTGGCGATGAATTAGTCTAATCGCACAGGTGGGGATTTTTCCGTGTTTCATCCGTGTCCATCTGTGGCTGAACGGTTACCGATTTGGTTTATAATTCTTCGTGCCCTTCGTGTTCTTCGTGGTTTTTAAAGATGTGAGGAAGGTTAATCTAACCGCACAGGTGGAAATTTTTTCCCTTATTTCCCTTTGCGTTCTTTGCGTGCTTGGCGTGAAACTTCCTTTCTCCTGAAAATAGGCTGAAGGCGAAAGGTTTAAGGCTGAAGATTTTTTATCCTATATCCTTCAGCCTATAGCCTATTTTTCATCGCTCTGTCCTCCGCAGGTTAATGTTCATTCCCCCAAATGATTGAACCATTACTAAAATAGTATTTCTACTGCTTGATAAGGACATGCCTTCAGGCAGAGCCCACACAGGATACAGTGTTCAGCCTCAAATGAGACTTCCATCTTTTCCCGGTTAACTCTTAAAGCCTCAGAAGGACACAAAGGAATACAGGCAGTACAATGAGTACATTTCCCCTCATTCCATCGAACATCCTGAGCTAAGGGTTGGATAGTTACTCCTAATTCTTTAAGATAGTCCATTCCTTTATGAAATTCGTCTTTTTGCCCGCTTATTTCCATGACTAATCTTCCTTCTTCATCAGGATTAACCTTAGCACTAAGAATATTAACCATCAAATCATAGTTTTTGATTAATCGGTAAGTAATTGGTTGTTCAAC
This sequence is a window from bacterium. Protein-coding genes within it:
- a CDS encoding NIL domain-containing protein, encoding MIKKRIVLTFPKQTVEQPITYRLIKNYDLMVNILSAKVNPDEEGRLVMEISGQKDEFHKGMDYLKELGVTIQPLAQDVRWNEGKCTHCTACIPLCPSEALRVNREKMEVSFEAEHCILCGLCLKACPYQAVEILF